One Lytechinus pictus isolate F3 Inbred chromosome 12, Lp3.0, whole genome shotgun sequence genomic region harbors:
- the LOC129273159 gene encoding uncharacterized protein LOC129273159 isoform X2 produces MLILRCGPKGRLVFFLEFDSKKLTDEWQEAICQFTGQEYDPSLVLRRVKSDLHKALRAKYRANRSKSAFPDIDDEQMPDDTHSEQDEPSSDTSPDSSDESPVASSSPPETMATMVAPPSPSDELLVVPSYSSHGSGSVETDDSDDGTQNASRPSSLRSRDGDISPSLLDLPNKSVEREFEVSDLQKLVLRDCNGNVVIQSPALDCQLHTGDIVVMKNEQGLPMNARELTEYIQSLPDPSKIVLTIGRGSVCVARVEESELVINIKDSQMVRVNPVDAIIQACTSACSVLHNGSGNREESRTLITEIDGIHLDTSTQRDQVTERVKEALETSKFLTIRLVPQSLFKTVP; encoded by the exons ATGCTTATTCTCAGGTGTGGACCAAAAGGACGTTTGGTTTTCTTCTTGGAATTTGATTCAAA GAAATTGACAGATGAGTGGCAGGAGGCAATATGCCAATTCACAGGTCAGGAGTACGACCCAAGTCTCGTCTTAAGAAGGGTCAAGTCTGATTTACATAAAGCACTACGAGCAAAATACAGAGCAAACAGATCCAAATCAGCCTTTCCGGACATCGATGATGAACAG ATGCCGGATGACACACATTCTGAACAAGACGAACCTTCATCGGACACCTCACCAGATTCCTCTGATGAGTCTCCTGTAGCCTCCTCATCTCCGCCAGAAACCATGGCAACCATGGTAGCGCCTCCTTCTCCCAGCGACGAGTTGCTGGTAGTACCAAGCTacagtagtcatggtagtggtTCCGTTGAGACAGACGACAGCGATGACGGAACACAAAATGCTTCCCGCCCTTCCAGCTTGCGGTCACGTGACGGAGATATCAG TCCATCTCTGTTAGATTTACCAAACAAATCAGTTGAAAGAGAATTCGAGGTATCGGATTTGCAAAAACTCGTACTCAGAGACTGCAACGGGAATGTCGT GATACAAAGTCCAGCCCTAGATTGTCAGCTACATACCGGAGACATCGTCGTAATGAAAAATGAGCAAGGTCTACCGATGAACGCCCGAGAATTGACCGAGTACATCCAATCATTGCCCGATCCGTCGAAG ATAGTACTTACTATTGGACGAGGTTCTGTATGCGTGGCAAGAGTGGAAGAAAGTGAATTAGTGATCAACATCAAAGATTCTCAG ATGGTTAGAGTAAACCCAGTCGATGCAATCATCCAGGCATGCACATCGGCGTGTTCTGTTCTTCATAATGGTAGTGGGAACCGTGAAGAATCTAGAACCTTGATTACAGAGATAGACGGAATTCATTTGGATACCTCTACTCAACGTGATCAG GTGACAGAGAGGGTTAAAGAAGCTCTGGAAACATCAAAGTTTCTAACGATTCGTCTTGTTCCGCAGTCACTGTTTAAGACAGTACCTTGA
- the LOC129273159 gene encoding uncharacterized protein LOC129273159 isoform X1 yields MSSDVGLKQADLKKATLKSCHSHENDSLAYSKDHFEKFKEEYCWEFQKGKLKYFNKDNPDNSTTTTVVKIERRRGTKMLILRCGPKGRLVFFLEFDSKKLTDEWQEAICQFTGQEYDPSLVLRRVKSDLHKALRAKYRANRSKSAFPDIDDEQMPDDTHSEQDEPSSDTSPDSSDESPVASSSPPETMATMVAPPSPSDELLVVPSYSSHGSGSVETDDSDDGTQNASRPSSLRSRDGDISPSLLDLPNKSVEREFEVSDLQKLVLRDCNGNVVIQSPALDCQLHTGDIVVMKNEQGLPMNARELTEYIQSLPDPSKIVLTIGRGSVCVARVEESELVINIKDSQMVRVNPVDAIIQACTSACSVLHNGSGNREESRTLITEIDGIHLDTSTQRDQVTERVKEALETSKFLTIRLVPQSLFKTVP; encoded by the exons ATGTCGTCGGATGTAGGATTAAAACAAGCTGATTTGAAGAAAGCCACTTTAAAGAGTTGCCATTCACATGAGAATGACAGCCTGGCTTACTCAAAAGATCACTTTGAA AAATTCAAAGAAGAATATTGCTGGGAGTTTCAAAAGGGTAAACTGAAGTATTTCAACAAGGACAATCCTGATAATTCTACAACAACCACTGTTGTTAAAATTGAGAGAAGGAGGGGGACCAAGATGCTTATTCTCAGGTGTGGACCAAAAGGACGTTTGGTTTTCTTCTTGGAATTTGATTCAAA GAAATTGACAGATGAGTGGCAGGAGGCAATATGCCAATTCACAGGTCAGGAGTACGACCCAAGTCTCGTCTTAAGAAGGGTCAAGTCTGATTTACATAAAGCACTACGAGCAAAATACAGAGCAAACAGATCCAAATCAGCCTTTCCGGACATCGATGATGAACAG ATGCCGGATGACACACATTCTGAACAAGACGAACCTTCATCGGACACCTCACCAGATTCCTCTGATGAGTCTCCTGTAGCCTCCTCATCTCCGCCAGAAACCATGGCAACCATGGTAGCGCCTCCTTCTCCCAGCGACGAGTTGCTGGTAGTACCAAGCTacagtagtcatggtagtggtTCCGTTGAGACAGACGACAGCGATGACGGAACACAAAATGCTTCCCGCCCTTCCAGCTTGCGGTCACGTGACGGAGATATCAG TCCATCTCTGTTAGATTTACCAAACAAATCAGTTGAAAGAGAATTCGAGGTATCGGATTTGCAAAAACTCGTACTCAGAGACTGCAACGGGAATGTCGT GATACAAAGTCCAGCCCTAGATTGTCAGCTACATACCGGAGACATCGTCGTAATGAAAAATGAGCAAGGTCTACCGATGAACGCCCGAGAATTGACCGAGTACATCCAATCATTGCCCGATCCGTCGAAG ATAGTACTTACTATTGGACGAGGTTCTGTATGCGTGGCAAGAGTGGAAGAAAGTGAATTAGTGATCAACATCAAAGATTCTCAG ATGGTTAGAGTAAACCCAGTCGATGCAATCATCCAGGCATGCACATCGGCGTGTTCTGTTCTTCATAATGGTAGTGGGAACCGTGAAGAATCTAGAACCTTGATTACAGAGATAGACGGAATTCATTTGGATACCTCTACTCAACGTGATCAG GTGACAGAGAGGGTTAAAGAAGCTCTGGAAACATCAAAGTTTCTAACGATTCGTCTTGTTCCGCAGTCACTGTTTAAGACAGTACCTTGA